In Helianthus annuus cultivar XRQ/B chromosome 9, HanXRQr2.0-SUNRISE, whole genome shotgun sequence, the following are encoded in one genomic region:
- the LOC110876020 gene encoding glutamic acid-rich protein-like: MLDNAYPNLVKDEHNDLMMLHHMDNETLIRLSKYTKNWPEPKKKTEFFGLIKDEKYEDPDPVNHLKWRNDVEMKEKSATDELTKLEEFVETRNDWYTKEVKEKKKGGKRTPKVQTEEGSSSQPQKKRKKKAVETLLVDEPEEDETEANVERDHDQLSPKTERLMKDIDDTLEARKSASKTVVDEEENGLSGSEDEVDAKVDKWIKENYDPRDKEKQRKRKRSADDDDETYVPPEDVQVEKTPPSSGVLEKLNDFSFVNDDLVKELQKKVDEVLVEKKKLEECVKSVESEDSSLLKKIESDQADIDILKVRIAELEEEKARRDEQNEYFKLKNKELEANNSKKEHEAYMLKKVLENLIGKPIEQRFEEIELEEVRARREAEIEAGMKDNGKGVPVEGVIEVTERQIVVSEPMKAPESSILDPCPITLVSDDVYSVHSDYEDDDGNDDDDDQGTSGIKITEASNEENTDDYLQDDANEEPENASGKGEHGDAEKDDAIVDQS, from the exons AAGATGAACATAATGATCTGATGATGTTGCATCACATGGATAATGAAACTTTAATCCGATTATCCAAGTACACGAAGAATTGGCCAGAACCAAAGAAGAAGACAGAGTTTTTCGGACTCatcaaagatgaaaagtatgaaGATCCAGATCCAGTGAATCATTTGAAGTGGAGAAATGATGTAGAGATGAAAGAAAAGAGTGCAACTGATGAATTAACGAAGTTAGAAGAATTTGTTGAAACTAGAAATGATTGGTATACAAAAGAagtaaaagaaaagaagaaaggtggaaagagaaCTCCAAAAGTTCAAACTGAAGAAGGATCATCTTCTCAACCGCAAAAGAAGCGTAAAAAGAAAGCAGTTGAAACTTTGTTGGTTGATGAACCAGAAGAAGATGAGACAGAAGCAAATGTTGAAAGAGATCATGATCAACTATCTCCTAAAACTGAGCGTTTGATGAAAGATATTGATGACACTTTGGAAGCTAGGAAATCAGCTAGTAAAACAGTAGTTGATGAGGAAGAAAATGGTTTATCTGGTTCTGAAGATGAGGTTGATGCTAAAGTTGATAAATGGATCAAAGAAAACTACGATCCAAGAGATAAAGAGAAACAAAGGAAGAGAAAGAGGAGTGCGGACGATGATGATGAAACGTATGTACCACCAGAAGATGTTCAAGTTGAAAAGACACCACCATCTTCGGGAG TTCTTGAAAAGCTTAATGATTTTAGCTTTGTCaatgatgatcttgtgaaagagTTGCAAAAGAAGGTGGATGAGGTGTTAGTTGAGAAAAAGAAGTTAGAGGAATGTGTAAAGTCTGTTGAATCAGAGGATTCATCATTGTTGAAAAAGATTGAATCTGATCAAGCCGACATTGATATTCTGAAAGTTCGAATAGCAGAATTGGAAGAAGAAAAGGCTCGAAGGGATGAACAGAATGAATACTTCAAGTTGAAAAATAAAGAGTTAGAGGCCAATAATTCTAAGAAGGAACATGAAGCATATATGTTAAAGAAAGTGTTGGAAAACTTGATTGGAAAGCCGATTGAACAAAGATTTGAAGAGATAGAACTTGAGGAAGTTAGGGCACGACGTGAAGCTGAAATAGAAGCTGGAATGAAAGACAATGGTAAAGGTGTTCCAGTTGAAGGTGTTATTGAAGTGACAGAAAGGCAAATTGTTGTGTCTGAGCCGATGAAAGCTCCAGAATCTTCTATACTAGATCCTTGTCCAATTACTTTAGTATCTG atgatgtaTATTCTGTTCATAGTGattatgaagatgatgatggaaatgatgatgatgatgatcaaggtACTTCGGGTATCAAAATAACTGAAGCATCAAATGAAGAGAATACTGATGATTATCTTCAAGACGATGCAAACGAAGAGCCTGAAAATGCAAGTGGAAAGGGGGAGCATGGTGATGCTGAGAAAGATGATGCGATTGTTGATCAAAGTTGA